Genomic DNA from Modestobacter versicolor:
CGTGTTCTACAACCCGTGGGACCTGATCGTCGAGCTGCACACCCAGATGCAGCAGCGCGGCATCGTGCCCGAGTACGAGGTGTTCGACCTCGGGCAGCTGGCCACGCTGGCCCGGTTGCTGGACAAGCACGGCCTGCCCCACGGTGGCCACGTGCACGTCGACCTGGTGATGGGCGTGCCCGGCGGGATGCCCGGGACGACGGCCGCGCTCGCCGCCTGCCTGCCGGCGCTGCCGCCCGGGGCCACCTTCGCCGCCACCGGCGTCGGCCGCACGTCGCTGCCGGTGATGCTCGCCGCCCTCTCTGCCGGTGGCCACCTGCGGGTCGGCATGGAGGACACCCTGACCTACGCGCCCGGCGAGCCGGTGCGCGACAACGCCCAGCTGGTGGCCCGGGCGGCCGGCCTCGCCCGGATCGCCCAGCGCCCCCCGATCACCCCGTCCGACGCCCGGCAGCTGCTGGGCATCACCCCCGCGGAGGCCCTCCGATGACCGCTCCCACCCCTGCCGCCGGCGGCGCCGGCGTCGACGAGCTGCTGGACCCGTCCTTCCTGGACGGCGTCGAGGAGCTGCCGATGGCCGAGGTCCGGGCGCTGCGGCACCGGGCCGAGCAGGAGGAGGTCAACCTCTCCTACACCCGGCGGCTGCTGCAGGGCCGGTTGGACATCGTGCGCCGCGAGCTGCAGCGCCGGGCCGAGCACGACGGCCGCTCGCTGGTCGACCTGCTGCCGGAGATCCTGTCCGAGAAGGGGCGCGGGCCGGCGCACGGGCTGGGCCGGCACCAGACGGTGCAGCCGACCTCCCCGGAGCAGTTCGAGACCTGGGTGAACGGGCTGACCCCGGGCGTCGACCTGTCCGACGTCCCCGCGCTGGCCGACGACGCGCTGGAGGCCGCGGCCCGTTCGCTCGGTGCCGGGGAGCGGAGCCTGTCCGAGCGGCGCCGCGGTGTGCAGCAGGTGATGGACGCCGTCGCCGGTGAGCTGGCCCGCCGCTACCGCGACGGTCTGGCCGACGTGGCGCAGCTGCTGGCCGACGAGTCGCGGCATGGCTGACGCCCACGCGATGAGCTCGTGGCCCGAGAACCCCGTCCTGGTCGAGGTCTGGCGGGCGGGGTTCGGCGTCGACGTGCTGGAGTCGGTGCACCGGGGGGCGCTCGTCGTCCTGGACGCCGACGGCGCGCCGGTGCTCGAGGTCGGTGACGTCTCCCGGCCGGTGCTGCCGCGCTCGTCGAACAAGCCGGTGCAGGCCACCGCTCTCCTGGCGGCGGGCTGGCGACCGCGCGACGACCGCGAGCTGGCGATCGGCGCGGCCTCGCACAACGGCGAGGACGGGCACGTCGAGGTGGTCCGCTCCGTGCTGGCCGCCTCCGGGCTGACCCCCGACCAGCTGGGCTGCCCGCCGGCGTTGCCGCAGCACGAGGCGACCCGGGCGCAGTGGCTGGCGTCCGGCCGGGCGCCGGAGCGGCTGGCGATGAACTGCTCGGGCAAGCACGCCGCGATGCTCGCCGCCTGCGTGGCCGCCGGCTGGCCGACCGAGGGGTACCTGGACCCGCAGCACCCGCTGCAGCAGGCGATCGAGGCGCGGCTGGGCGAGGCCGCCGGCGCACCGGTCGCCGCGGTGGTCGTCGACGGGTGCGGCGCCCCCCAGCACGCGCTCTCGCTGACCGGGCTCGCCCGCGGCGTCCTCTCCCTCGTCCAGTCCGACCCGGGCACCCCGGGCCGGCTGGTCGCCGACGCGATGCGCGCCCACCCGTGGCTGGTGGCCGGCACCGGCCGGGAGGACACCGAGCTGATGCAGGCCGTCGACGGCCTGCTGGTCAAGGGCGGTGCGGACGGCGTGCACGTCGCCGCGCTGCCCGGCGGGGGAGCGGTGGCGCTGAAGCTCGACGACGGCGGCGACCGGGGCCGGGTGCCCGCGCTGTCCGCCGGGCTGCTCCGGCTCGGGGTGCCGGCCGGGACGCTGGAGCGCTGGCTGTCCACCCCGGTGTCCGGCGGTGAGGCCGTCGTCGGTCAGGTGCGGGCGGCCGACGTCCTCCGCTGAGGCACTGCTAGCACTCCGCTTGCAAGAGCTAGCACTCCGGGCTACCGTGGCGGTGTGCAGCGACCCACCGAGTTCGTCCGGGAGCAGGTGACCGCGGTCCGCGAGACCGTGGCCACGGCGGCAGCCTCCGCAGCCGCCGGCGCGTCGACGGGGGCGTCCACCGTGGCGTCGTCGGTGCCGGCGGTCGGCTCGCAGGTCGGTGAGTTCATCCGGCACCAGCGCAGTGCCGCCCAGGTGTCGCTGCGCGAGCTGGCCCGCGCCGCCGGCGTCAGCAACCCCTACCTCTCGCAGGTCGAGCGCGGGCTGCGCAAGCCGTCCGCGGAGATCCTGGCCCAGATCGCCCGGGGCCTGAAGATCTCGGCCGAGACGCTCTACGAGCAGGCCGGGATCCTCGACCGCCGGTCGGGCACCGCGGGCACGGTGGCCGCCATCCGCGCCGACGAGGCGATCTCCGAGCGGCACAAGGCCGTGCTCCTGGAGCTCTACGAGACCTACGCCCGCGAGCACGCCGCCCAGCAGTCCCGCGAGCAGGCGGCCGCCCCGCACCCCACCCCCACCCCCACGAAGACGGAGGAGACGGCATGAGCCGCACCGACACCCTGAAGTCCTACGGCGAGACCCTCGTCGACAC
This window encodes:
- a CDS encoding helix-turn-helix domain-containing protein, yielding MQRPTEFVREQVTAVRETVATAAASAAAGASTGASTVASSVPAVGSQVGEFIRHQRSAAQVSLRELARAAGVSNPYLSQVERGLRKPSAEILAQIARGLKISAETLYEQAGILDRRSGTAGTVAAIRADEAISERHKAVLLELYETYAREHAAQQSREQAAAPHPTPTPTKTEETA
- a CDS encoding asparaginase is translated as MADAHAMSSWPENPVLVEVWRAGFGVDVLESVHRGALVVLDADGAPVLEVGDVSRPVLPRSSNKPVQATALLAAGWRPRDDRELAIGAASHNGEDGHVEVVRSVLAASGLTPDQLGCPPALPQHEATRAQWLASGRAPERLAMNCSGKHAAMLAACVAAGWPTEGYLDPQHPLQQAIEARLGEAAGAPVAAVVVDGCGAPQHALSLTGLARGVLSLVQSDPGTPGRLVADAMRAHPWLVAGTGREDTELMQAVDGLLVKGGADGVHVAALPGGGAVALKLDDGGDRGRVPALSAGLLRLGVPAGTLERWLSTPVSGGEAVVGQVRAADVLR
- a CDS encoding 3-keto-5-aminohexanoate cleavage protein codes for the protein MSRPVGAEGTLITLAPTGAESAKADVPALPVTVDEVVGTARDCAALGAAVLHLHVRGTDTRPTLDLPRVREVVAAVREATDLVVQLSTGGAVTDPAEARLAVLDAQPDAASLSLGTVNFGRDVFYNPWDLIVELHTQMQQRGIVPEYEVFDLGQLATLARLLDKHGLPHGGHVHVDLVMGVPGGMPGTTAALAACLPALPPGATFAATGVGRTSLPVMLAALSAGGHLRVGMEDTLTYAPGEPVRDNAQLVARAAGLARIAQRPPITPSDARQLLGITPAEALR
- a CDS encoding aerial mycelium formation protein, producing MTAPTPAAGGAGVDELLDPSFLDGVEELPMAEVRALRHRAEQEEVNLSYTRRLLQGRLDIVRRELQRRAEHDGRSLVDLLPEILSEKGRGPAHGLGRHQTVQPTSPEQFETWVNGLTPGVDLSDVPALADDALEAAARSLGAGERSLSERRRGVQQVMDAVAGELARRYRDGLADVAQLLADESRHG